A genomic segment from Actinoplanes sichuanensis encodes:
- a CDS encoding metallophosphoesterase family protein produces the protein MTEELPSWRQRWRSAVAYVFAFSGPAFAFLRRTFAFSGRVFRHRWARRVRVATAVGLTGVAGSLIGVMLFARADINVGPFSAEMSVVPSVTGGTEINIPPLGSLHLDSHRGPVHLRVALGSLDQSRTEALIDNPSAISSAGDRAVDEVVAGVSRLGLRTMGLAVLGALLLAALTFRDMRRTAAAGVTALVVTGGSLGLAAGTLRPDSISEPRYEGLLVNAPAVVGDARRIADNYGRYAEQLQTILGNVSRVYSTISALPVYEPAGNTTRLLHVSDLHLNPASWGLIRTVVETFEIDAVIDTGDIVDWGSSAETGYVSSIPSIQVPYIYVRGNHDSVAIQAAVAAQSNAVVLDNGLTEIDGLTIAGIGDPQFTPDKSETNEAGDDSGPELLATAGENLAQTIRGSGKQVDIALVHDPAMAQPLSGLVPLVLAGHQHARSVAMLPEPTPPTPDASASASPDPSPSALALIQPAVPTRLMVEGSTGGAGLRGLEHEDPTPLSLSVLYFDENRELKAYDDIQLGGTGQSNVEMQRNVIGLEDAATPTPTPSTQSSN, from the coding sequence ATGACAGAAGAGCTGCCCTCATGGCGACAGCGGTGGCGGTCGGCGGTCGCGTATGTCTTCGCCTTCTCCGGCCCGGCCTTCGCCTTTCTCCGCCGGACCTTCGCCTTCTCCGGGCGGGTGTTCCGGCACCGCTGGGCCCGGCGGGTACGGGTGGCCACCGCTGTCGGGCTGACCGGGGTGGCCGGCTCTCTCATCGGGGTGATGCTGTTCGCGCGGGCCGACATCAACGTGGGGCCGTTCAGTGCCGAGATGTCGGTGGTGCCGTCGGTCACCGGCGGCACCGAGATCAACATCCCGCCGCTCGGGTCCCTGCATCTGGACAGTCATCGAGGCCCGGTCCACCTGCGGGTCGCCCTCGGTTCGCTGGACCAGAGTCGCACCGAGGCGCTCATCGACAACCCGTCGGCGATCAGCTCGGCCGGTGACCGGGCGGTCGACGAGGTGGTCGCCGGGGTGTCCCGGCTCGGGCTGCGGACCATGGGTCTGGCCGTGCTCGGCGCGCTGCTGCTGGCCGCGCTGACCTTCCGCGACATGCGGCGGACCGCGGCGGCCGGGGTGACCGCGTTGGTCGTCACCGGCGGCAGTCTCGGCCTGGCCGCCGGCACCCTGCGGCCCGACTCGATCAGCGAGCCGCGCTACGAGGGCCTGCTGGTCAACGCGCCGGCCGTGGTCGGTGACGCCAGGCGGATCGCCGACAACTACGGGCGGTATGCGGAGCAGCTCCAGACCATCCTCGGTAACGTGAGCCGGGTCTACTCGACCATTTCGGCGCTGCCCGTCTACGAGCCGGCCGGCAACACCACGCGCCTGCTACACGTCTCCGACCTGCATCTGAACCCGGCGTCCTGGGGCCTCATCCGGACCGTCGTGGAGACCTTCGAGATCGACGCGGTGATCGACACCGGCGACATCGTCGACTGGGGCAGCAGTGCCGAGACCGGCTATGTGTCGTCGATCCCGTCGATCCAGGTGCCCTACATCTACGTGCGCGGCAACCACGATTCGGTCGCCATCCAGGCCGCCGTCGCCGCCCAGAGCAACGCGGTAGTCCTGGACAACGGTCTCACCGAGATCGACGGGCTGACCATCGCCGGTATCGGCGACCCGCAGTTCACGCCGGACAAGAGCGAGACCAACGAGGCGGGCGACGACTCCGGCCCCGAGCTGCTGGCCACCGCCGGGGAGAACCTGGCCCAGACGATTCGCGGCTCCGGCAAACAGGTCGACATCGCCCTCGTCCACGATCCGGCCATGGCGCAGCCGCTGTCCGGCCTGGTCCCGCTGGTCCTCGCCGGCCACCAGCACGCCCGGTCGGTCGCCATGCTTCCCGAGCCCACTCCGCCCACACCCGACGCGTCGGCGTCGGCCTCGCCCGACCCGTCCCCGTCGGCGTTGGCCCTGATCCAGCCCGCGGTCCCGACCCGGCTGATGGTGGAGGGCTCGACCGGCGGCGCCGGCCTGCGCGGTCTGGAACACGAGGATCCGACCCCGCTGAGCCTGTCGGTCCTCTACTTCGACGAGAACCGCGAGCTCAAGGCCTACGACGACATCCAGCTCGGCGGCACCGGCCAGTCCAACGTGGAGATGCAGCGAAACGTGATCGGCCTCGAAGACGCGGCCACCCCGACGCCCACCCCCTCCACCCAGTCGAGCAACTGA
- the gatB gene encoding Asp-tRNA(Asn)/Glu-tRNA(Gln) amidotransferase subunit GatB, whose translation MTTIALPSYEDATSRYETVIGLETHVELGTQTKMFCGCKTDFGAEPNTQVCPVCLALPGALPAMNGAAIEATIRIGLALNCDIAEWCRMARKNYFYPDMPKNFQTSQYDEPLCVDGYVDVVVDGQEYRIGIERVHIEEDTGKTLHVGGATGRIHGATESLVDYNRAGIPLVEIVTKPVPGLGALAPEVAKAYVAELRDIIRSLGVSDVRMEQGSLRCDVNTSLNKPGEEWGTRTETKNVNSLRSVERAVRSEVIRQAGLLDVGTRIFQETRHFQETTGDTRPGRSKETATDYRYFPEPDLVPIAPDPAWVAQLKTELPERPSAKRARLREDWGISELDMQSVANAGAVELIEETIAAGASPAGARKWWMGELARRANEQDIELSAVGATPAQVAALQKLVDEGKLNDKLARTVLEGVVAGEGDPAAVMAARGLEVVNDTGALTAAVDEAIAANPDIADKIRDGKVAAAGALVGAVMKTTRGQADAKTVRELILARLGVS comes from the coding sequence ATGACGACCATCGCGCTGCCGTCCTACGAAGACGCCACCAGCCGTTACGAGACGGTGATCGGCCTGGAGACGCACGTCGAGCTGGGCACGCAGACCAAGATGTTCTGCGGCTGCAAGACCGATTTCGGCGCCGAGCCGAACACCCAGGTCTGCCCGGTGTGCCTCGCCCTGCCCGGCGCGCTGCCCGCGATGAACGGCGCGGCCATCGAGGCCACCATCCGGATCGGCCTCGCGCTCAACTGTGACATCGCCGAGTGGTGCCGGATGGCCCGGAAGAACTACTTCTACCCGGACATGCCGAAGAACTTCCAGACCTCGCAGTATGACGAACCCCTCTGCGTCGACGGCTACGTGGACGTCGTGGTCGACGGCCAGGAGTATCGGATCGGCATCGAGCGGGTGCACATCGAGGAGGACACCGGCAAGACCCTGCACGTCGGCGGGGCCACCGGTCGCATCCACGGTGCCACCGAGTCGCTCGTCGACTACAACCGGGCCGGCATCCCGTTGGTGGAGATCGTCACCAAGCCGGTTCCCGGGCTCGGCGCGCTGGCCCCCGAGGTCGCCAAGGCCTACGTCGCCGAGCTGCGCGACATCATCCGCTCCCTCGGCGTCTCCGACGTGCGGATGGAGCAGGGTTCGCTGCGCTGCGACGTCAACACCTCACTCAACAAGCCGGGCGAGGAATGGGGTACCCGTACCGAGACGAAGAACGTCAACTCGCTCCGCTCGGTCGAGCGTGCCGTCCGGTCCGAGGTAATTCGGCAGGCCGGCCTCCTCGACGTCGGCACCCGGATCTTCCAGGAGACCCGGCACTTCCAGGAGACCACCGGCGACACCCGGCCGGGCCGCTCCAAGGAGACCGCCACCGACTACCGCTACTTCCCGGAGCCCGACCTGGTGCCGATCGCGCCCGATCCGGCGTGGGTCGCCCAGCTCAAGACCGAGCTGCCGGAGCGGCCGAGCGCCAAGCGGGCCCGGCTCCGCGAGGACTGGGGCATCTCCGAGCTCGACATGCAGTCGGTGGCCAACGCCGGCGCCGTCGAGCTCATCGAGGAGACCATCGCCGCGGGCGCGTCCCCGGCCGGGGCTCGCAAGTGGTGGATGGGCGAGCTGGCCCGCCGCGCCAACGAGCAGGACATCGAGCTGTCCGCGGTCGGTGCCACTCCCGCGCAGGTCGCCGCCCTGCAGAAACTGGTCGACGAGGGCAAGCTCAACGACAAGCTCGCCCGGACCGTCCTGGAGGGTGTCGTCGCGGGCGAGGGCGACCCAGCCGCGGTGATGGCCGCCCGCGGGCTCGAGGTGGTGAACGACACCGGTGCGCTCACCGCGGCCGTCGACGAGGCGATCGCCGCCAACCCCGACATCGCCGACAAGATCCGTGACGGCAAGGTCGCCGCGGCCGGCGCCCTGGTGGGCGCGGTCATGAAGACCACGCGAGGCCAGGCGGACGCCAAGACCGTCCGCGAGCTCATCCTCGCCCGGCTCGGCGTTTCCTGA
- a CDS encoding PQQ-dependent sugar dehydrogenase — protein sequence MAASSVALLALTAGCSFGPPGPDQAGSPPNLPRPSAAPTAGGDDTSRELAITVLAKNLEIPWGIAFLPDGGAVVTERDTARILKVGPESASGALKVTELRRLDEVRAAGDGGLLGIAVSPGYKTDKTLFVYYSTDRDNRIGKLVGDGELEPILTGIPRSPDHNGGALAFGPDGFLYAGTGDGTPDGSQAQNAKSLGGKILRITPAGGPAPGNPVKTSPVWTSGHRNVQGLTWDKTKRMYATDRGQPVHDELNVVVKGKNYGWPKADGASTDAKFTNPLATSPAETSSCAGVAVLEGTVATACLLGQRLQLLDVTSTGTVLGSPQEMLTGEFGRLRAVVTAPDGSFWVSTSNQEDAGDPGPEDDRVIRLVFSDGGAGRS from the coding sequence ATGGCCGCGAGTTCGGTGGCGCTGCTGGCGCTGACCGCCGGGTGCAGCTTCGGGCCACCCGGGCCGGACCAGGCCGGTTCCCCGCCCAATCTGCCCCGTCCCTCGGCCGCGCCGACCGCCGGTGGTGACGACACCTCGCGCGAGCTGGCGATCACCGTGCTGGCGAAGAATCTGGAGATCCCGTGGGGCATCGCGTTCCTGCCCGACGGCGGCGCGGTGGTCACCGAGCGAGACACCGCCCGGATTCTGAAGGTCGGCCCCGAGTCGGCCTCGGGCGCTCTCAAGGTCACCGAGCTGCGGCGGCTCGACGAGGTCCGCGCCGCCGGTGACGGTGGCCTGCTCGGCATCGCCGTCTCCCCCGGTTACAAGACCGACAAGACGCTGTTCGTCTACTACTCCACCGATCGGGACAATCGGATCGGCAAGCTGGTCGGCGACGGTGAGCTGGAGCCGATCCTCACCGGCATCCCCCGATCGCCCGACCATAACGGCGGTGCCCTGGCCTTCGGCCCGGACGGGTTCCTCTACGCCGGCACCGGCGACGGGACGCCGGACGGCAGCCAGGCGCAGAATGCGAAGAGTCTCGGCGGCAAGATTCTGCGGATCACCCCGGCCGGTGGGCCGGCGCCCGGCAACCCGGTCAAGACCTCACCGGTCTGGACCTCGGGTCACCGCAACGTGCAGGGCCTGACCTGGGACAAGACGAAGAGGATGTATGCGACCGACCGCGGCCAGCCGGTCCACGACGAGCTGAACGTGGTGGTGAAGGGTAAGAACTACGGCTGGCCCAAGGCCGATGGCGCGAGCACCGACGCCAAGTTCACCAACCCGCTGGCCACCTCACCCGCCGAGACGTCGTCGTGCGCCGGGGTGGCCGTCCTGGAGGGCACGGTCGCCACCGCCTGTCTGCTCGGCCAGCGGCTGCAGCTACTCGACGTGACCAGCACCGGCACCGTGCTGGGCAGCCCGCAGGAGATGCTGACCGGCGAGTTCGGACGGCTTCGGGCCGTGGTCACCGCACCTGACGGGTCATTCTGGGTGAGCACCTCCAACCAGGAGGACGCCGGTGACCCGGGCCCGGAGGACGACCGTGTCATCCGGCTGGTCTTCTCCGACGGCGGCGCCGGCCGGAGTTGA
- a CDS encoding PH domain-containing protein produces MGDVSSSPVLRVRKSGAVLVAALIALVGTAPVAGSSWALSPLFLIPIAILVWAWRAGTDVYPEELRVRALFGGSRVPFTRITELAPDERGRVSALLDNGNVIRLTGVTRDNLPRVLEASGHPIAAGQRDAADQ; encoded by the coding sequence ATGGGAGACGTGAGCAGTAGCCCCGTCCTCCGCGTCCGCAAGTCCGGTGCCGTGCTGGTCGCCGCGTTGATCGCCCTCGTCGGCACAGCCCCGGTCGCCGGCTCCTCGTGGGCTCTGAGCCCGCTCTTCCTGATCCCGATCGCGATCCTGGTGTGGGCGTGGCGGGCCGGCACCGACGTCTACCCGGAGGAGCTGCGGGTCCGCGCCCTCTTCGGCGGCAGCCGGGTGCCGTTCACCCGGATCACCGAGCTCGCGCCGGACGAGCGCGGCCGGGTCTCGGCGCTGCTCGACAACGGCAATGTCATCCGGCTCACCGGGGTGACCCGAGACAATCTGCCCCGGGTGCTGGAGGCCAGTGGCCACCCGATCGCCGCCGGTCAGCGGGACGCCGCCGATCAATGA
- a CDS encoding ABC transporter substrate-binding protein, which translates to MEQFGRRALRVGAAGLVAALAITGCSGKDLEGGNSDSGSSQITLKVNFWGDMGLDQLKAKYEAAHPNVKISLNTGEYQAQHQDLQKKLVAGSGAPDISAVDEGFIVQFREQADQFVNLTDKGAGSLESKYLPWKWQASKSAAGQQIGLGTDVGGLAMCYRTDLFKAAGLPTERDAVSALWKDWDSFLQVGKDYTTKTGKKFIDSATNLFNPILSQQPVGFYNEQEQLQMEGGPKVGFDIAMKALDAGISANLASFQPNWDQGFKKDQFAVLACPAWMLGHIQKTAPDQAGKWDIAAIPGGGGNWGGSWWTIPKQGKNVDEAYKFVEWLIQPEQQIEVFKTVGNLPSQPALYKDPAVLDYKKEFFTNAPTGQIFASTAENLKPQYLGKKNGPTRLAVENVINRVGQGTLKSADAWAEAVKEAEKAANS; encoded by the coding sequence ATGGAACAGTTCGGACGACGCGCCCTGCGCGTGGGCGCAGCCGGCCTCGTGGCCGCGCTGGCGATAACCGGTTGTAGCGGCAAGGACCTGGAGGGAGGCAACAGCGACAGCGGCAGCTCCCAGATCACCCTGAAGGTCAACTTCTGGGGCGACATGGGCCTGGACCAGCTGAAGGCGAAGTACGAGGCGGCCCACCCCAACGTCAAGATCTCGCTGAACACCGGCGAGTACCAGGCGCAGCACCAGGATCTTCAGAAGAAGCTCGTCGCGGGCTCCGGCGCCCCGGACATCTCGGCCGTCGACGAGGGCTTCATCGTTCAGTTCCGGGAGCAGGCCGACCAGTTCGTCAACCTGACCGACAAGGGTGCCGGCTCGCTGGAGTCGAAGTACCTGCCGTGGAAGTGGCAGGCCTCGAAGTCCGCCGCCGGACAGCAGATCGGTCTCGGCACCGACGTCGGCGGTCTCGCCATGTGCTACCGCACCGACCTGTTCAAGGCGGCCGGCCTGCCGACCGAGCGCGACGCGGTTTCCGCGCTCTGGAAGGACTGGGACTCCTTCCTCCAGGTCGGCAAGGACTACACCACGAAGACCGGCAAGAAGTTCATCGACTCCGCCACCAACCTGTTCAACCCGATCCTCTCGCAGCAGCCGGTCGGCTTCTACAACGAGCAGGAGCAGCTCCAGATGGAGGGCGGCCCGAAGGTCGGCTTCGACATCGCGATGAAGGCGCTCGACGCCGGCATCTCGGCGAACCTCGCCAGCTTCCAGCCGAACTGGGACCAGGGCTTCAAGAAGGACCAGTTCGCCGTCCTGGCCTGCCCGGCCTGGATGCTCGGACACATTCAGAAGACCGCGCCCGACCAGGCCGGCAAGTGGGACATCGCCGCGATCCCGGGCGGCGGCGGCAACTGGGGCGGCTCCTGGTGGACCATCCCCAAGCAGGGCAAGAACGTCGACGAGGCCTACAAGTTCGTCGAGTGGCTGATCCAGCCCGAGCAGCAGATCGAGGTCTTCAAGACGGTCGGCAACCTGCCGTCGCAGCCGGCGCTCTACAAGGACCCGGCCGTCCTCGACTACAAGAAGGAGTTCTTCACCAACGCCCCGACCGGCCAGATCTTCGCCTCCACCGCGGAGAACCTGAAGCCGCAGTACCTGGGCAAGAAGAACGGTCCGACCCGGCTCGCCGTGGAGAACGTGATCAACCGCGTCGGCCAGGGCACTCTCAAGTCCGCTGACGCCTGGGCCGAGGCGGTCAAGGAAGCCGAGAAGGCCGCGAACTCCTGA
- a CDS encoding LacI family DNA-binding transcriptional regulator: MKRPTIADIARRAGVSKGAVSYALNGQPGVSEATRKRILSIAEEIGFNANSAARALSGARARAVGLTLCRPARILGIEPWFMGLISGFEAELGARSYALTLQVVATPEQEVEVYRRWWGERRIDGVIVTDIREDDIRIPVLQQLQLPAVVIGGPGDTGPIAQIWSDDAGAITEAVRYLVALGHHKIARVSGVADLLHTQNRTKAFENVCAALGLDNAITIPADYTGEEGSRATRRLLIGGDRPTAIIYDNDVMAVAGLAVAQEMGLSVPGDLSIVAWDDSPLCSLVHPPLTALSRDISAYGAQAALELLNAIDGRTVGNVEAGRVHLTPRGSTAPPR, translated from the coding sequence GTGAAGCGGCCCACGATCGCCGACATCGCACGGCGGGCCGGCGTGTCCAAGGGCGCCGTGTCGTACGCCCTCAACGGCCAGCCAGGTGTCTCCGAGGCGACCCGCAAGCGCATCCTGTCGATCGCCGAGGAGATCGGGTTCAACGCCAACAGCGCGGCCCGGGCCCTCTCCGGCGCTCGCGCCCGCGCCGTCGGCCTCACCCTGTGCCGCCCCGCCCGGATCCTCGGCATAGAACCCTGGTTCATGGGCCTGATCAGCGGTTTCGAGGCCGAGCTGGGCGCCCGGTCGTACGCGCTGACCCTCCAGGTGGTGGCCACCCCCGAGCAGGAGGTCGAGGTCTACCGCCGCTGGTGGGGCGAGCGCCGGATCGACGGCGTGATCGTCACCGACATCCGCGAGGACGACATCCGCATCCCGGTCCTCCAGCAACTCCAGCTACCGGCGGTGGTGATCGGCGGCCCCGGCGACACCGGCCCGATCGCGCAGATCTGGTCCGACGACGCGGGCGCCATCACCGAGGCGGTGCGCTATCTGGTCGCCCTCGGCCATCACAAGATCGCCCGGGTCAGCGGCGTCGCCGACCTGCTGCACACACAGAACCGGACGAAGGCCTTCGAGAACGTCTGCGCCGCCCTCGGGCTGGACAACGCGATCACCATCCCGGCCGACTACACCGGCGAGGAGGGCAGCCGGGCCACCCGACGGCTGCTGATCGGCGGCGACCGGCCCACCGCGATCATCTACGACAACGACGTGATGGCGGTCGCCGGCCTGGCCGTCGCCCAGGAGATGGGGCTCTCCGTCCCGGGCGACCTGTCCATCGTGGCCTGGGACGACTCGCCGCTGTGCAGTCTCGTGCACCCCCCGCTCACCGCCCTCAGCCGGGACATCTCGGCGTATGGGGCGCAGGCCGCCCTGGAGCTGCTGAACGCGATCGACGGCCGCACCGTGGGCAACGTCGAGGCCGGCCGGGTCCACCTCACCCCGCGCGGGAGCACCGCACCACCCCGCTAG
- a CDS encoding putative bifunctional diguanylate cyclase/phosphodiesterase, translating to MIAVLLAGAIGAAGLCAGAVLIRAALALHRAEKAFASCRGAGLVGMGALVTGLTGLVPWWAPAHPSAWITVGLTAAAACFVAGTSLLPGAASNWVVRLRRAYDGVGLGVSLGFAVYLIPAASSRPAAVPALLVAAGGIAIVTVIVLRARPRPRAAAWCGAGTSLVMFCLGVLAFEATGPAALAAGVGVVAGLSASAWGGSRRDLPLPPLEPRNPDQYLASYPLLAVPAAVGVVAAIWHLLAVEEFGTEAIVFGLVMVSVLVFRELLVVRDIRRYAGRLRVTEAHFRSLVAGATDLTLVLDERLTVRWQSPAAARLFGLRDQEVIGREFRELIHPDDVADALAVIGSVLAGEPEGGPPVLVSARLRDGAEMWRDTESTISDLRRVPEVAALVVHVRDVGERRHLERTLHRLSYLDQLTGLANRQALMRDLLALRRQPGRRGTLLVIDLHGLAEINDARGREVGDAVLIEVARRLRALIGGDDVAARLGGDEFAVLTPDSSVPAYALASRIVTKLAEPYPLPGATVDLHTSVGLAELAGGADSDEVLRHADLARQRACQLGRDRVEWYDPDVEIQLHRRMELEQQLLGAAARGELDLVFQPVSGLADGRPAGVEALLRWRHPELGPIPPKELLPIAAALGMTAELDEWVLEEACRRLAGWSVGDEFWLSVNVGPRELLTARFPDRVGSTLRRHGLAPERLIVEVAETWIDEDVPAIVAALAGLRKLGVKAALDDFGSGQTSLSHLRRLPVDMLKLSPALMSDRSVVDVVVSLGRRLGLDIVAKGLESDEDITRAKEAGCRYGQGFALGHPGPAERVEAYLDSHRG from the coding sequence ATGATCGCCGTGCTGCTCGCGGGGGCGATCGGCGCCGCCGGTCTGTGTGCGGGCGCCGTCCTCATCCGCGCCGCCCTGGCGCTGCACCGTGCCGAGAAGGCTTTCGCCTCGTGCCGGGGCGCCGGCCTGGTCGGCATGGGCGCCCTCGTCACCGGGCTCACCGGGCTGGTCCCCTGGTGGGCACCGGCGCATCCGTCCGCCTGGATCACCGTCGGCCTGACCGCCGCCGCGGCCTGTTTCGTGGCGGGCACGTCGCTGCTGCCGGGTGCGGCGAGCAACTGGGTGGTCCGGCTCCGACGGGCGTACGACGGGGTGGGTCTCGGTGTCAGTCTGGGTTTCGCGGTCTACCTGATCCCGGCCGCGTCGAGCCGCCCGGCCGCGGTGCCGGCGCTGCTGGTCGCGGCCGGTGGCATCGCGATCGTCACGGTGATCGTGCTGCGCGCCCGGCCCCGCCCGCGGGCGGCCGCCTGGTGCGGCGCGGGCACCTCGCTGGTGATGTTCTGCCTGGGTGTGCTGGCGTTCGAGGCGACCGGCCCGGCGGCGCTGGCGGCCGGTGTGGGCGTGGTGGCCGGGCTGAGCGCGTCGGCGTGGGGCGGTTCGCGCCGCGACCTGCCGTTGCCGCCGTTGGAACCACGCAACCCGGATCAGTACCTGGCCAGTTATCCGCTGTTGGCGGTGCCGGCCGCGGTGGGTGTGGTGGCCGCGATCTGGCATCTGCTGGCCGTCGAGGAGTTCGGCACCGAGGCGATCGTTTTCGGTCTCGTGATGGTCAGTGTGCTGGTTTTCCGAGAGTTGCTGGTGGTTCGCGACATCCGCCGGTACGCCGGTCGGCTCCGGGTCACCGAGGCGCACTTCCGTTCGCTGGTGGCCGGGGCCACCGACCTGACCCTGGTGCTCGACGAGCGGCTGACCGTCCGCTGGCAGTCACCGGCGGCGGCGCGACTGTTCGGGCTGCGTGACCAGGAGGTGATCGGTCGGGAGTTCCGCGAGCTGATCCACCCCGACGACGTGGCGGACGCTCTCGCGGTGATCGGGTCGGTGCTCGCCGGTGAGCCCGAGGGCGGACCGCCGGTGCTGGTCAGCGCCCGGTTGCGGGACGGTGCCGAGATGTGGCGGGACACCGAGTCGACCATCTCCGATCTGCGCCGGGTCCCGGAGGTGGCGGCGCTCGTCGTACACGTACGCGATGTGGGGGAACGCCGTCATCTGGAACGGACCCTGCACCGCCTCTCCTACCTGGACCAGCTGACCGGCCTGGCGAACCGGCAGGCGCTGATGCGGGACCTGCTCGCCCTGCGTCGGCAGCCGGGCCGGCGCGGCACCCTGCTGGTGATCGATCTGCACGGCTTGGCCGAGATCAACGACGCCCGGGGCCGCGAGGTGGGTGACGCGGTGCTGATCGAGGTGGCTCGACGGCTGCGCGCGCTGATCGGCGGCGACGACGTGGCGGCCCGGCTCGGCGGCGACGAGTTCGCCGTGCTCACCCCCGACTCGTCGGTGCCCGCCTACGCCCTGGCCAGCCGGATCGTCACGAAGCTGGCCGAGCCGTATCCGCTGCCCGGTGCGACCGTCGATCTGCACACCAGCGTGGGCCTGGCCGAACTGGCCGGCGGCGCCGACTCGGACGAGGTGCTGCGGCACGCCGACCTGGCCCGGCAGCGCGCCTGTCAGCTGGGCCGGGACCGGGTGGAGTGGTACGACCCGGACGTCGAGATCCAGCTGCACCGCCGGATGGAGCTGGAGCAGCAACTGCTCGGCGCGGCCGCCCGCGGTGAGCTGGACCTGGTCTTCCAACCGGTGTCCGGGCTGGCCGACGGTCGCCCGGCCGGGGTGGAGGCGCTGCTGCGCTGGCGGCATCCGGAGCTGGGCCCGATCCCGCCGAAGGAGTTGCTGCCGATCGCGGCGGCGCTGGGAATGACCGCCGAGCTGGACGAGTGGGTGCTGGAGGAGGCCTGTCGGCGGCTGGCCGGCTGGTCGGTGGGCGACGAGTTCTGGCTGTCGGTGAACGTCGGCCCGCGGGAGTTGCTGACCGCCCGGTTCCCGGATCGGGTCGGCTCGACCCTGCGCCGGCACGGCCTGGCCCCGGAACGCCTGATCGTCGAGGTGGCCGAGACGTGGATCGACGAGGATGTGCCGGCCATCGTGGCCGCCCTGGCCGGGCTGCGCAAGCTCGGGGTGAAGGCGGCGCTCGACGACTTCGGCTCGGGTCAGACGTCACTGTCGCACCTGCGGCGGTTGCCGGTGGACATGCTGAAGTTGAGCCCGGCGCTGATGTCCGACCGATCAGTGGTCGACGTGGTGGTCAGTCTCGGTCGGCGGCTCGGCCTGGACATCGTCGCCAAGGGTCTGGAGTCGGACGAGGACATCACCCGCGCCAAGGAGGCCGGTTGCCGGTACGGCCAGGGTTTCGCACTGGGTCATCCGGGCCCGGCCGAGCGGGTCGAGGCATATCTGGACAGCCACCGCGGCTAG
- a CDS encoding carbohydrate ABC transporter permease produces the protein MALTDVRVAHKEEPKHAPPKRPKFWLHRFDTKTFPYLMIAPFFVLFAIFGLFPLIFNAVVSLRHWHLIDKEKNGWVGLDNFTKLAGDTDFWDALVNTFGIFILSTVPQLLLALMIANLLNRKLRGATFWRIGILLPYVTPVAASSLVFAVFFSRDNGLANWFLSLVGFGQEQPLDWRAGTWSSWIAIAVMVNWKWIGYNALLYLSAMQAIPKDVYEAAAVDGAGPWRQLWQITVPMIQPVVLFTVVLSTIGGLQLFTEPMLFDENPAQANGGYDHQWRTISQLIYRVGWSDLNLGYAAAMSWALFLIILIVAGINALVTRRLGGGK, from the coding sequence GTGGCCCTCACCGACGTACGCGTCGCACACAAAGAGGAGCCGAAGCACGCGCCGCCGAAGCGGCCGAAGTTCTGGCTCCACCGTTTCGACACCAAGACCTTCCCGTACCTGATGATCGCGCCGTTCTTCGTGTTGTTCGCGATCTTCGGGTTGTTCCCGCTCATCTTCAACGCGGTGGTGTCGCTGCGGCACTGGCACCTCATCGACAAGGAGAAGAACGGCTGGGTGGGGCTGGACAACTTCACCAAGCTGGCCGGCGACACCGACTTCTGGGACGCCCTGGTCAACACGTTCGGCATCTTCATCCTCTCGACCGTGCCGCAGCTGCTGCTCGCTCTCATGATCGCGAACCTGCTGAACCGCAAACTGCGTGGCGCGACCTTCTGGCGGATCGGGATCCTGCTGCCGTACGTCACGCCGGTGGCCGCGTCGTCGCTGGTCTTCGCGGTGTTCTTCAGCCGCGACAACGGTCTGGCCAACTGGTTCCTGTCCCTGGTCGGCTTCGGTCAGGAGCAGCCCCTCGACTGGCGTGCGGGGACCTGGAGCAGCTGGATCGCCATCGCCGTCATGGTCAACTGGAAGTGGATCGGCTACAACGCGCTGCTCTACCTGTCCGCGATGCAGGCGATCCCGAAGGACGTCTACGAGGCGGCGGCGGTCGACGGCGCGGGCCCGTGGCGCCAGCTGTGGCAGATCACCGTGCCGATGATCCAGCCGGTGGTCCTGTTCACCGTCGTCCTCTCCACCATCGGCGGTCTTCAGCTCTTCACCGAGCCGATGCTCTTCGACGAGAACCCGGCACAGGCCAACGGTGGTTACGACCACCAGTGGCGGACCATCTCGCAGCTCATCTACCGGGTCGGCTGGAGTGACCTCAACCTCGGCTACGCCGCGGCGATGAGCTGGGCGCTGTTCTTGATCATCCTGATTGTGGCCGGTATCAACGCCCTGGTCACCCGGCGCCTCGGAGGCGGAAAGTGA